In the Pseudomonadota bacterium genome, CTCAGCCCCTTTTCTCTGCACCCTCGCTCAGCCTGATCGAAGATCACAAAGTACACAGCCTGGACCATAAAGAAAAGCAGGATGCCCAGCGCTTTGCTGACCAGTGTGCCCGGACCCAGGAAAACGAGCAGCAGCAAACCTCCGAAGCCAAGGCAGATCTCCGCGGCAAGTCCCTTGAGAAGCCCCACAGGGAAACAGATCCGGCTTCTGGTCCAGCCGAGCATTGCCAGAAATGCCACAACCATCAACAGTTCCGAGCGGGCCAGAATGAAAACGGCCAGCAATGCAAGCGAAGGCATAAGAATTCGGATGGGATTTCTTTTCGCCCAGCGGGCCAGAAGCAGACCATATCCGGCAAAAACGAGCCAGGCCAGGAAATATCTCTCCGCAGGCCAGAGATAGAAAAAGCTTTCGAGCATCTGGATCGACAGGTACACTCCTGCCGCCAATAGGCCAAAGAGAATTGTTGTCCGCACAGGTCTTCCGGTCTGTTTCATTTTTTCCCCTCCTTCAGCTCCATCGCAGTCTTCCGCCTGATCAACTCGATTGCCACCTCTTCATCGGTGACCACCGTGGCCGGGGTGGAGAAATAGTCAACACCATTTCCGGCAAAAGTATCCTGCCAGTTCTGCTGCTCCTCTTTGAGAAAATACTCCCTCGCTCTGGCAAGAAACTCCTGATACTGGCTGTGCTGGCTGCCGAGAATTTCCCGCCGTTTCACCATCTCCCTTTCCATCTCCTGTCGCTGCCCTTCGAGGATACCCATCAGCTTTTCTTCCTCTTTCATCCTCCTGATCAGGGCGAGGCAGATTGCGTCGTGCCCACCGGCAAGACCACTTTCGAGATCTCTCTCCAGC is a window encoding:
- a CDS encoding PspA/IM30 family protein, yielding MGMLSRFVRIWKADIHGVMDEFEDRGLVLKQSLRDMEDELERKEMHLKQLEASRDQAVRRYDGSAERYGKLERDLESGLAGGHDAICLALIRRMKEEEKLMGILEGQRQEMEREMVKRREILGSQHSQYQEFLARAREYFLKEEQQNWQDTFAGNGVDYFSTPATVVTDEEVAIELIRRKTAMELKEGKK